Proteins from a single region of Carassius carassius chromosome 37, fCarCar2.1, whole genome shotgun sequence:
- the lrrc23 gene encoding leucine-rich repeat-containing protein 23 isoform X1 has translation MSDSDERDVLRAETEEEEDPERKEKISGQEDQLKPCPLTQDMMVKSLSLLCRTGNGLSHAYVRLDLKSKGLTDLALLSSFIHLRYLDISSNHLSDFSPLADLTQLLWVKGDGNLLQRFEGQPFGKLTYLQWLSFANNRLFDVKGFGGPALETLNLTGNGIQSMQGLEYHNLTNLVTLELRGNCLETTDGIYLPNLRHLYLAQNNIKRLEGLEKLLHLNTFHLRDNQLETLDGLSPNMKSLQYLNVRGNLISSMRALKTLVNVGQTLKALVLSDNPLAKTDDYRLYVISHLSQLERLDKDPITPGEKSEAQQKDFEDEYAEDQEDN, from the exons ATGTCCGACTCTGATGAACGTGATGTGTTAAGAGCAGAGACTGAAGAAGAGGAAGATCCTGAGAGAAAAGAGAAGATTTCAGGACAAGAGGATCAG CTAAAGCCCTGTCCACTAACCCAGGACATGATGGTGAAAAGCTTGTCCTTATTGTGTCGCACAGGGAATGGTCTGTCTCATGCATATGTCAGACTTGACCTTAAAAGCAA GGGTCTGACAGACCTGGCCTTGCTCAGCTCCTTCATCCATCTGCGCTACTTGGACATCTCCTCCAATCATTTGTCAGACTTCTCTCCTTTGGCTGATCTCACCCAGCTGCTGTGGGTGAAAGGAGATGGAAACCTTCTTCAGAGGTTTGAGGGTCAGCCGTTTGGCAAGCTCACTTACCTACAATGGCTCAGCTTTGCCAACAACCGCCTATTTGATGTTAAAGGTTTTGGAGGTCCAGCACTGGAAACCCTCAATCTCACTG GTAATGGTATCCAAAGTATGCAGGGCCTGGAATATCACAATCTGACCAATTTGGTGACTCTCGAGCTCAGAGGAAATTGTTTGGAAACTACAGATGGCATTTACCTCCCCAATTTACGCCATTTGTATCTG GCTCAAAACAACATAAAGCGATTGGAGGGTTTGGAGAAGCTCCTGCATCTCAACACTTTTCATCTTAGAGATAACCAATTAGAAACACTAGATGGACTTAGTCCCAACATGAAATCTCTCCAATATCTTAATGTCAG GGGAAACCTTATATCTTCAATGAGGGCTTTGAAAACTCTAGTGAATGTGGGGCAAACACTGAAGGCCCTTGTGCTCTCGGACAACCCTTTAGCAAAGACTGATGATTACAGGCTGTATGTGATCTCACATCTCTCTCAGCTGGAGCGACTGGACAAGGATCCCATCACACCTGGAGAGAAGTCTGAGGCCCAGCAGAAG GATTTTGAAGATGAATATGCTGAAGATCAAGAGGATAACTGA
- the lrrc23 gene encoding leucine-rich repeat-containing protein 23 isoform X2 yields MSDSDERDVLRAETEEEEDPERKEKISGQEDQDMMVKSLSLLCRTGNGLSHAYVRLDLKSKGLTDLALLSSFIHLRYLDISSNHLSDFSPLADLTQLLWVKGDGNLLQRFEGQPFGKLTYLQWLSFANNRLFDVKGFGGPALETLNLTGNGIQSMQGLEYHNLTNLVTLELRGNCLETTDGIYLPNLRHLYLAQNNIKRLEGLEKLLHLNTFHLRDNQLETLDGLSPNMKSLQYLNVRGNLISSMRALKTLVNVGQTLKALVLSDNPLAKTDDYRLYVISHLSQLERLDKDPITPGEKSEAQQKDFEDEYAEDQEDN; encoded by the exons ATGTCCGACTCTGATGAACGTGATGTGTTAAGAGCAGAGACTGAAGAAGAGGAAGATCCTGAGAGAAAAGAGAAGATTTCAGGACAAGAGGATCAG GACATGATGGTGAAAAGCTTGTCCTTATTGTGTCGCACAGGGAATGGTCTGTCTCATGCATATGTCAGACTTGACCTTAAAAGCAA GGGTCTGACAGACCTGGCCTTGCTCAGCTCCTTCATCCATCTGCGCTACTTGGACATCTCCTCCAATCATTTGTCAGACTTCTCTCCTTTGGCTGATCTCACCCAGCTGCTGTGGGTGAAAGGAGATGGAAACCTTCTTCAGAGGTTTGAGGGTCAGCCGTTTGGCAAGCTCACTTACCTACAATGGCTCAGCTTTGCCAACAACCGCCTATTTGATGTTAAAGGTTTTGGAGGTCCAGCACTGGAAACCCTCAATCTCACTG GTAATGGTATCCAAAGTATGCAGGGCCTGGAATATCACAATCTGACCAATTTGGTGACTCTCGAGCTCAGAGGAAATTGTTTGGAAACTACAGATGGCATTTACCTCCCCAATTTACGCCATTTGTATCTG GCTCAAAACAACATAAAGCGATTGGAGGGTTTGGAGAAGCTCCTGCATCTCAACACTTTTCATCTTAGAGATAACCAATTAGAAACACTAGATGGACTTAGTCCCAACATGAAATCTCTCCAATATCTTAATGTCAG GGGAAACCTTATATCTTCAATGAGGGCTTTGAAAACTCTAGTGAATGTGGGGCAAACACTGAAGGCCCTTGTGCTCTCGGACAACCCTTTAGCAAAGACTGATGATTACAGGCTGTATGTGATCTCACATCTCTCTCAGCTGGAGCGACTGGACAAGGATCCCATCACACCTGGAGAGAAGTCTGAGGCCCAGCAGAAG GATTTTGAAGATGAATATGCTGAAGATCAAGAGGATAACTGA